A stretch of Episyrphus balteatus chromosome 2, idEpiBalt1.1, whole genome shotgun sequence DNA encodes these proteins:
- the LOC129909946 gene encoding 39S ribosomal protein L46, mitochondrial yields MFRRLSQTCLTTIRSRSTNYSTQPQSKEKWDLYASVLVERLPIVSKSLNSLETDFQKLLWQTEFENSLKSDHELQHEKDLIQAELIKKGEVEIEFDDSASKQTAQDLKDSYIEEAKKFQLASRETPDDKTNNLKSIKRRLEDTLYLLVEQKVGKNTLLLLPQGIRQEGETMRQTAERVLLEQCGDQLNVTFYGNAPCGFYKYKYPTAVRGESIGAKVFFFRSTLKSGNVSEASKKKFEWLDQFSLGKRLNVPAYSESIQRMLL; encoded by the coding sequence ATGTTCCGCAGACTTTCCCAAACATGTCTAACAACCATTCGCTCCCGATCAACAAACTATTCCACTCAACCTCAATCCAAAGAGAAATGGGATCTCTATGCAAGTGTGCTTGTCGAAAGATTACCTATAGTTTCGAAATCTTTAAATTCCCTCGAaacagattttcaaaaacttctctGGCAAACTGAATTCGAAAACAGCTTAAAATCTGATCATGAATTGCAACACGAAAAAGATCTTATTCAAgctgaattaataaaaaaaggtgaAGTTGAAATTGAATTCGATGATTCTGCATCGAAACAAACTGCACAAGATTTGAAAGATTCTTACATAGAAGAAGCAAAGAAATTCCAATTGGCTTCTCGTGAAACTCCCGatgataaaacaaataatttgaaatcTATCAAAAGACGTTTGGAAGATACACTTTATCTTTTAGTCGAACAGAAAGTTGGAAAGAacactttgttgttgttgccacAAGGAATCCGACAAGAAGGTGAAACAATGCGTCAAACTGCTGAACGAGTACTCTTGGAACAATGTGGAGATCAATTGAATGTTACTTTTTATGGCAATGCTCCATGTGGAttctataaatataaatatccaACTGCGGTTAGGGGTGAAAGTATCGGAGCGAaggtatttttctttagaagcACATTGAAATCGGGAAATGTTTCGGAGGCTAGTAAGAAAAAGTTTGAATGGTTGGATCAGTTTTCGTTAGGAAAAAGATTAAATGTACCTGCGTATTCAGAGAGTATCCAACGAATGCTTttgtaa